From Variovorax sp. J2L1-78, the proteins below share one genomic window:
- a CDS encoding iron uptake protein: MARPAVWLRIAAAVGGGFGLTSLAVGVLAGLLARWGLPGAEAVVAAAMAGFLIYLAVLLWGLACQSIWRLSGWLALWAAALACAWRWAF; encoded by the coding sequence ATGGCGCGCCCGGCGGTGTGGCTGCGCATCGCTGCGGCCGTGGGCGGTGGCTTCGGCCTGACCAGCCTGGCCGTGGGGGTGCTGGCTGGGCTGCTGGCGCGGTGGGGCCTGCCCGGTGCCGAAGCCGTGGTCGCCGCGGCCATGGCGGGCTTTCTCATCTACCTTGCGGTGTTGCTGTGGGGCTTGGCCTGCCAGAGCATCTGGCGGCTGAGCGGATGGTTGGCGCTGTGGGCGGCGGCGCTCGCGTGCGCGTGGCGGTGGGCATTCTGA
- a CDS encoding LacI family DNA-binding transcriptional regulator, which yields MRVNPEPSDAPLPSRARVVDIARAAGVSTATVDRVLNKRPGVRDATVQRVLKAAGELDYLPGQALYAALAPQPLRLSVLLPAGTNRFIRMLGDMVGYSQEHWAPFNVRCRTEFIESFNPHELAAALRRHGKRSDGIAVMALEHPAVREAVAELAAQGVPVITLISDLSNSPRVAYIGLDNRAAGRTAGYLIGRFIGARSAKVALIAGSLSYRAHEEREAGFLHVIDEMFPQLSVVGLREGHDDAEQNYRQTRALLDQHPELGGIYNIGGASDGVARALKEAGRDQKVVFIGHGLTPDTRALLIDGSLDAVITQSPHTTLMSCVRIFTNLRDGREALSGVENTRSQVIFRENLP from the coding sequence ATGAGGGTTAACCCCGAACCTTCCGACGCCCCGCTGCCGAGCCGTGCGCGGGTGGTCGACATCGCACGCGCCGCCGGCGTGTCGACCGCCACGGTCGACCGCGTCCTCAACAAGCGGCCCGGCGTGCGCGACGCCACCGTGCAGCGCGTGTTGAAGGCGGCCGGCGAGCTCGACTACCTGCCTGGCCAAGCGCTGTACGCCGCGCTCGCGCCGCAGCCCTTGCGGCTGAGCGTGCTGCTGCCGGCCGGCACCAACCGCTTCATCCGCATGCTCGGCGACATGGTGGGTTATTCGCAGGAGCACTGGGCGCCCTTCAACGTGCGCTGCCGCACGGAGTTCATCGAGAGCTTCAACCCGCACGAGCTGGCGGCCGCGCTGCGGCGCCACGGCAAGCGCAGCGACGGCATCGCGGTGATGGCGCTCGAGCACCCTGCGGTGCGCGAGGCGGTGGCCGAACTCGCGGCGCAGGGAGTGCCGGTGATCACGCTGATCTCCGATCTGTCGAACTCGCCGCGCGTGGCCTACATCGGGCTGGACAACCGCGCCGCGGGCCGCACCGCAGGCTATCTCATCGGCCGCTTCATCGGCGCACGCAGCGCCAAGGTCGCGCTCATCGCGGGCAGCCTGAGCTACCGCGCGCACGAAGAGCGCGAAGCCGGCTTCCTGCACGTCATCGACGAGATGTTCCCGCAGCTGTCGGTGGTCGGCCTGCGCGAAGGCCACGACGACGCCGAGCAGAACTACCGGCAGACGCGCGCGCTGCTCGACCAGCATCCCGAGCTCGGCGGCATCTACAACATCGGCGGTGCGTCCGACGGCGTGGCGCGGGCCCTGAAGGAAGCGGGCCGCGACCAGAAGGTGGTCTTCATCGGCCACGGCCTGACGCCGGACACGCGCGCCCTGTTGATCGACGGCAGCCTCGACGCGGTGATCACGCAGAGCCCGCACACCACGCTGATGAGCTGCGTGCGCATCTTCACCAACCTGCGCGACGGGCGCGAGGCGCTGAGCGGCGTGGAGAACACACGCAGCCAGGTGATCTTCCGCGAGAACCTGCCTTGA
- a CDS encoding TonB-dependent receptor domain-containing protein has protein sequence MTRPKNHPPRSRLLPLTLALHLSVAMAAMAPLVAAAQVRSYSIPPGPLGAALTRFAQEAGVSIALDARRTATLQSPGLSGTHGVDEGFAELLKGSGYSIEKTSAGYRLVPVAAPPGAEIAAPPVTTGAARSEQLQEVTVAASRSNMEAAKAPQTVQIIEQEAIAQQLALSTNSSDALSNLIPSYTPSRGKMNGSGETLRGRTPLILIDGVPQSNPIRPTGREAHTIDFSMLDRIEVVQGANAINGLGATGGTINLITRIPEKGSFNQHLDVQTTMPTSKIDGDTLSTKTSYRADGRLDRLDYLLGFSYEDQGLYRDAKGRSIGADNTQGDLMDSRTYDFLGKLGYQLGNDQRVELSLNRYRIKSDASYTAVAGDRARGIPTTSIERTPPGTPPWNDVWTAAATYSHYDLAGWDLSAMVFHQKFEALFGADNSATFQDTRIAPNGTLYDQSRATSSKIGSKVTLTKADLFDKRLKLTAGFDTLFDKGEQDLYGTGRTYVPHSEYSDISLFTQAEFKLLDQLTLHGGVRKEYADLKVDSYQSLARYNRVNVGGGKLDFDETLYNVGLVFEPVKNLNLYTSYSEGFGMPDVGRVLRAINIPNQSIANLSTLAPIVTQSVEVGGRYKFGNWDFDASYFRSESDYGARVVRVGDAFMAAREKNRIDGLDASVGYRFDRAHKAKLSYSRTLGRYDSNDDGSLDARLDGLNIAPDRLIASLSSQWTDRLSSFVQVQHARSRTFDESEKNFKGYTLVDASLSYKLPKGTVRLAVANLFNKNYITYYSQSALVEPLRYFAGRGRTLTVGYSVDF, from the coding sequence GTGACCCGTCCGAAAAACCATCCGCCCCGCAGCCGCCTGCTGCCCCTGACCTTGGCCCTGCACCTGAGCGTGGCCATGGCCGCCATGGCGCCGCTGGTCGCCGCCGCCCAGGTGCGCAGCTACAGCATTCCGCCCGGACCGCTCGGTGCGGCCCTCACCCGTTTTGCGCAGGAAGCCGGCGTGTCGATCGCGCTCGATGCCCGTCGCACGGCCACCTTGCAATCCCCTGGCCTGAGCGGGACGCATGGCGTGGACGAGGGCTTCGCCGAACTGCTCAAGGGCAGCGGCTACAGCATCGAGAAAACGTCAGCCGGCTACCGGCTGGTGCCCGTCGCGGCGCCGCCCGGCGCCGAGATCGCAGCGCCGCCCGTCACGACCGGTGCCGCCCGCAGCGAGCAACTGCAAGAGGTGACCGTGGCCGCATCGCGCTCGAACATGGAGGCCGCCAAGGCGCCGCAGACGGTGCAGATCATCGAGCAGGAAGCGATCGCGCAGCAGCTGGCGCTGTCCACCAACTCGTCGGACGCGCTGAGCAACCTGATCCCGTCGTACACCCCCAGCCGGGGCAAGATGAACGGCAGCGGCGAGACCTTGCGTGGTCGCACCCCGCTGATCCTGATCGACGGCGTGCCGCAGTCCAACCCCATCCGCCCGACCGGCCGTGAAGCGCACACCATCGACTTCTCGATGCTGGACCGCATCGAAGTGGTCCAGGGCGCCAACGCGATCAATGGCCTGGGCGCCACGGGCGGCACCATCAACCTGATCACGCGCATCCCCGAGAAGGGCAGCTTCAACCAGCATCTGGACGTGCAGACCACGATGCCCACGTCGAAGATCGACGGCGACACCCTCAGCACCAAGACCAGCTATCGGGCCGACGGCCGACTCGATCGGCTGGACTACCTCTTGGGCTTCAGCTACGAGGACCAGGGCCTGTACCGCGACGCCAAGGGCCGTTCCATCGGTGCCGACAACACGCAGGGCGATCTGATGGATTCGCGCACCTACGACTTCCTGGGCAAGCTGGGCTATCAGCTGGGCAACGACCAGCGGGTGGAGCTCTCGCTCAACCGCTATCGCATCAAGTCCGACGCCAGCTACACGGCCGTCGCGGGCGACCGGGCGCGCGGCATCCCCACCACCTCGATCGAGCGGACGCCGCCGGGCACGCCACCGTGGAACGACGTGTGGACCGCCGCCGCCACCTACAGCCACTACGACTTGGCCGGCTGGGACCTGTCGGCCATGGTGTTCCACCAGAAGTTCGAAGCGCTGTTCGGTGCCGACAACTCGGCCACGTTCCAGGACACGCGCATCGCGCCCAACGGCACGCTGTACGACCAGTCGCGCGCGACCTCGTCGAAGATCGGCAGCAAGGTGACCCTCACCAAGGCCGACCTGTTCGACAAGCGCCTGAAGCTCACCGCCGGGTTCGACACCCTGTTCGACAAGGGCGAGCAGGACCTCTACGGCACCGGCCGCACCTACGTGCCCCACTCGGAATACAGCGACATCTCGTTGTTCACGCAGGCCGAGTTCAAGCTGCTCGACCAGCTCACGCTGCATGGCGGCGTCCGCAAGGAATACGCCGACCTGAAGGTCGACAGCTACCAGAGTCTGGCCCGCTACAACCGGGTCAACGTCGGCGGCGGCAAGCTCGACTTCGACGAGACCCTCTACAACGTCGGTCTGGTGTTCGAGCCGGTGAAGAACCTCAATCTCTACACCAGCTACTCCGAAGGTTTCGGCATGCCCGACGTGGGCCGGGTGCTGCGGGCCATCAACATCCCCAACCAGAGCATTGCCAACCTGAGCACGCTCGCGCCCATCGTCACGCAGAGCGTCGAAGTCGGGGGGCGCTACAAGTTCGGCAACTGGGACTTCGATGCGAGCTACTTCCGCTCCGAGTCCGACTACGGCGCGCGCGTCGTGCGCGTGGGCGACGCCTTCATGGCGGCGCGCGAGAAGAACCGCATCGATGGGCTCGATGCCAGTGTCGGCTACCGCTTCGACCGCGCGCACAAGGCGAAGCTGTCGTACTCGCGCACGCTCGGCCGCTACGACAGCAACGACGACGGCTCGCTCGACGCGCGCCTCGACGGCCTGAACATCGCGCCGGACCGGCTCATCGCGTCGCTGAGCTCGCAGTGGACCGACCGCCTCTCGTCCTTCGTGCAGGTGCAGCACGCCCGCAGCCGCACCTTCGACGAGTCCGAGAAGAACTTCAAGGGTTACACGTTGGTGGACGCCAGCCTGAGCTACAAGCTGCCCAAGGGCACGGTGCGGCTGGCGGTGGCCAACCTGTTCAACAAGAACTACATCACCTACTACTCGCAGAGTGCGTTGGTCGAGCCGCTGCGCTACTTCGCCGGCCGAGGCCGTACCTTGACGGTCGGCTACTCGGTCGACTTCTGA
- a CDS encoding PepSY-associated TM helix domain-containing protein: MHSWAGIVFGGLLFAIFWMGTLSVFDREIDRWMMPATRLVAPATLPRLDPVVAAVEPLIPPAARQWRIDLPTERTPVLRFSAQGATGAPITRHLNPSTLAPLPNAGTLGASGFFYPFHYGLMIDWKDVGKWLVGAAAMAMLLMLVSGVIIHRKLFADFFTLRLDKRLPRVTLDLHNVSGVIGVPFFFMITLSGLVIFFNLYFPSAYRGAFDAGAAGQAAFQAEVYGRYRRPPAGTPGALSSIDAMVARAGREWGGGVPYFVRVWWPGDAQSYVELRRSYAGEITMNLDQLYFDATTGELLQRFEAAPVMRVQRVLSGLHFIQFRHGTLRWLYFVLGLGGCVMIASGLVFWLAARPVDRTGNDPPGRRALQSLCIGGVSGIVVATLAYLAANRLLPSEAAWAGWRRSELEVLVFCLSWLACFGHAAWRGARAWQEQAGVIAALALLCAGMNLLTTPHPGAVWGVDAGLAVGGMLAAACARRWGRR, encoded by the coding sequence GTGCACAGTTGGGCAGGCATCGTTTTCGGCGGCCTGCTGTTCGCCATTTTCTGGATGGGGACGCTGAGCGTCTTCGACCGGGAGATCGACCGCTGGATGATGCCGGCCACGCGCCTGGTCGCACCCGCCACGCTGCCTCGGCTGGACCCGGTCGTGGCGGCGGTCGAACCGCTGATCCCGCCCGCAGCCCGGCAGTGGCGCATCGACTTGCCGACCGAACGTACGCCCGTCCTGCGCTTCTCCGCACAGGGCGCGACGGGGGCGCCGATCACCCGTCATCTGAATCCATCCACCTTGGCGCCGCTGCCCAACGCCGGCACGCTCGGCGCCAGCGGGTTCTTCTATCCCTTTCACTACGGGCTGATGATCGATTGGAAGGACGTGGGCAAATGGCTGGTCGGCGCCGCGGCGATGGCGATGCTGCTGATGCTCGTCTCGGGCGTGATCATCCACCGAAAGCTGTTCGCCGACTTCTTCACCCTTCGCCTGGACAAGCGCCTGCCGCGCGTCACGCTGGACCTGCACAACGTCAGTGGTGTCATCGGCGTGCCCTTCTTCTTCATGATCACGCTGTCGGGCCTGGTGATCTTCTTCAATCTGTACTTTCCGTCGGCCTACCGGGGCGCCTTCGACGCGGGTGCTGCGGGGCAGGCGGCCTTTCAGGCGGAAGTCTATGGCCGCTACCGCCGGCCCCCCGCCGGCACACCGGGCGCGCTGTCGTCCATCGACGCGATGGTGGCCCGGGCCGGGCGGGAGTGGGGCGGTGGGGTGCCTTACTTCGTGCGGGTCTGGTGGCCGGGCGATGCCCAGAGCTACGTGGAGCTGCGCCGCTCCTATGCCGGTGAGATCACCATGAATCTCGACCAGCTCTACTTCGACGCCACCACCGGGGAGCTGCTCCAGCGCTTCGAGGCCGCACCGGTGATGCGCGTGCAGCGCGTGCTGTCCGGCCTGCATTTCATCCAGTTCCGTCACGGGACGCTGCGTTGGCTGTACTTCGTGCTGGGGCTGGGCGGCTGCGTGATGATCGCCTCGGGGCTGGTGTTCTGGCTGGCGGCGCGGCCGGTCGACCGGACCGGCAACGACCCGCCGGGGCGCCGTGCGCTGCAGAGCCTCTGCATCGGCGGCGTGTCGGGCATCGTGGTCGCCACGCTCGCATACCTGGCCGCCAATCGCCTGCTGCCGAGCGAAGCCGCGTGGGCGGGCTGGCGCCGGTCGGAGCTGGAGGTGCTGGTCTTCTGCCTGAGCTGGCTGGCCTGCTTTGGCCATGCCGCGTGGCGGGGGGCGCGCGCCTGGCAGGAGCAGGCCGGCGTCATCGCCGCGCTGGCGTTGCTGTGTGCGGGGATGAATCTGCTGACCACCCCGCATCCGGGTGCCGTGTGGGGTGTGGACGCCGGGCTGGCGGTGGGCGGCATGCTGGCTGCGGCCTGCGCGCGCCGGTGGGGGCGCCGCTGA
- a CDS encoding FecR family protein, with protein sequence MAEIRSESDRLAEQAAAWLVQRSGDDPAERARAEQAFAAWKAVDPRHAQAAASLEAVVEQVEGVRHSAAGNPRLAHAALDAVFKDARRRRRAVRQRIGGVLVLALALAVPVGLAVSEGAVADLWADVRSSETDWVSRTLPDGTRITLSGRTAIDLTYDPQQRTVRLLRGDIRVDVAKDAGRPFYVETPVARIRALGTRFAVSHDGGGTGLEMFESKVSVQTLADPQVSTVVQAGERLQLTRRGVGPIEGLDAERVEQGWQHRQLVLNDRPLPEVLAQLARHRPGGIRFDADQLRALRVSAVLPLDKPDEALQLLSTIFPELRLRTLAGRWVWVDIATDHVKN encoded by the coding sequence GTGGCGGAGATTCGAAGCGAATCGGACCGTCTGGCCGAGCAGGCCGCCGCCTGGCTGGTGCAGCGCAGTGGCGACGATCCGGCAGAGCGCGCGCGCGCCGAGCAAGCGTTCGCCGCCTGGAAGGCGGTCGATCCGCGCCATGCCCAGGCGGCGGCCTCGCTCGAGGCCGTGGTCGAGCAGGTCGAAGGCGTTCGGCACAGCGCGGCCGGCAACCCGCGCCTTGCGCACGCGGCGCTCGATGCCGTCTTCAAGGACGCCCGCCGCCGTCGGCGCGCCGTTCGTCAGCGCATCGGCGGCGTGCTGGTTCTGGCGCTGGCCCTGGCGGTGCCCGTCGGGCTCGCCGTGTCGGAAGGCGCCGTTGCCGATCTGTGGGCCGATGTGCGCAGCAGCGAGACCGACTGGGTCAGCCGCACGCTGCCCGACGGCACGCGCATCACCCTGAGCGGCAGGACCGCGATCGACCTGACGTACGACCCGCAGCAGCGCACCGTGCGCCTGCTGCGCGGGGACATCCGTGTCGATGTGGCCAAGGACGCCGGGCGGCCGTTCTATGTCGAGACGCCGGTCGCCCGCATCCGTGCCCTGGGCACACGGTTCGCCGTCAGCCATGACGGGGGTGGCACCGGCTTGGAGATGTTCGAATCCAAGGTGTCGGTGCAGACCTTGGCCGACCCGCAGGTCTCCACCGTGGTCCAGGCCGGCGAACGTCTGCAGCTCACGCGTCGAGGGGTCGGGCCCATCGAGGGCCTGGACGCCGAACGCGTGGAGCAAGGCTGGCAGCACCGTCAGCTGGTGCTGAACGACCGGCCGCTGCCGGAAGTGCTGGCGCAACTTGCGCGGCACCGGCCCGGCGGTATCCGCTTCGACGCAGACCAGTTGCGGGCGCTTCGGGTTTCGGCGGTGTTGCCCCTGGACAAACCCGACGAGGCACTGCAATTGCTGTCGACCATCTTTCCCGAGTTGCGCCTGCGCACCCTGGCCGGCCGCTGGGTCTGGGTGGACATCGCCACCGATCACGTAAAAAACTGA
- a CDS encoding DUF3325 domain-containing protein yields MPCGVWTPGWRWAACWLRPARAGGGAADVALVLAAIAIYAAWVCAAWAMPRHWSVLRGSQPGPPPAALLRTGALLLVTGSLGLCIARDGPAFGVLLWLCLTCVGAWLSALTQAMLAVAARRSSRFKDPR; encoded by the coding sequence GTGCCGTGTGGGGTGTGGACGCCGGGCTGGCGGTGGGCGGCATGCTGGCTGCGGCCTGCGCGCGCCGGTGGGGGCGCCGCTGACGTGGCCCTGGTTCTGGCCGCCATCGCCATCTACGCCGCCTGGGTGTGCGCCGCATGGGCGATGCCTCGCCATTGGTCGGTGCTCCGGGGTTCGCAGCCGGGGCCGCCACCGGCCGCGTTGCTGCGAACGGGCGCGCTGCTCCTGGTCACCGGGTCGCTCGGGCTGTGTATCGCACGGGATGGACCGGCTTTCGGCGTCTTGTTGTGGCTGTGCCTGACCTGTGTGGGTGCCTGGCTGAGCGCGCTGACCCAGGCCATGCTTGCCGTGGCGGCGCGTCGATCGTCTCGATTCAAGGATCCGCGTTAG
- a CDS encoding sigma-70 family RNA polymerase sigma factor, giving the protein MHTLYDEHHGWLFGWLRRKLGSPENAADLAQDTFVRIIASRDALLGVREPRAFLVTTAQRLLIDQARRQAIEVAYLRELSMAVEQLGGAPSPEHLLDTLQALTQIERALDGLPAKPRQAFLLHYLDGETHGFIAEQLGVSTRMIQKYLVQALLHCHRQRGA; this is encoded by the coding sequence ATGCACACGCTGTACGACGAACACCACGGGTGGCTGTTCGGGTGGCTGCGCCGCAAGCTGGGCTCGCCGGAGAACGCGGCCGACCTGGCGCAGGACACCTTCGTGCGCATCATCGCGTCGCGCGATGCCTTGCTGGGCGTGCGCGAGCCGCGCGCCTTCCTGGTCACCACCGCCCAACGTCTGCTCATCGACCAGGCCCGGCGCCAGGCGATCGAAGTGGCCTATCTGCGTGAACTGAGCATGGCCGTCGAGCAGCTCGGCGGCGCGCCGTCGCCCGAGCACCTCCTCGACACCCTGCAGGCCCTCACCCAGATCGAGAGGGCGCTCGACGGCTTGCCGGCCAAACCGCGCCAGGCCTTTCTGCTGCACTACCTCGATGGCGAGACGCATGGCTTCATCGCCGAACAACTGGGCGTGTCGACACGCATGATCCAGAAGTACCTGGTCCAGGCGCTGTTGCACTGCCATCGCCAGCGCGGGGCCTGA
- a CDS encoding TRAP transporter large permease, which translates to MSIASVVELGAAPANSFTGIADRIDRRLGAVIEAIAAALVLVEIVVLFAGVVARYAFHAPLVWSDELASIFFLWLSMLGAVVALRRGEHMRMTAVVGKVSPSARRMLEALAIAASLAFLALVLWPAYEYAADEAFIVTPALEISNAWRAAAIPVGVALMIVFGALRLLRFSSAREIAVTLGVVALVVAAFWLARPLFAPLGKLNLVVFFLVIVAVNVFSGVPIAFSFALATFGYLALTTSTPMVVMVGRMDEGMSHLIMLAVPLFIFLGALIEMTGMAKAMIQFLASLLGHVRGGLSYVLVGAMYLVSGISGSKIADMAAIAPVLFPEMKKRGAKPGDLVALLSATGAQTETIPPSIVLITIGSVTGVSIAALFTGGMVPALVLGLCLCSVVWWRYRKEDLSAVARYSRAQIGRFFIVALPAVALPFVIRAAVVEGVATATEVSTIGIVYSALAGLLLYRQFDWRRLKPMLVETASLSGAIMFIVGCATAMAWGLTQSGFSTDLARWMAAIPGGSYGFLAISILAFIVLGCVLEGIPAIVLFGPLLFPIAQAAGVHPVHYAMVVIFAMGIGLFAPPIGVGYYGACAVAKVDPNEGMKYIGGYMLALLVGLVLVAAVPWFSTGFLAK; encoded by the coding sequence ATGTCGATCGCCTCTGTTGTCGAGCTCGGCGCCGCGCCGGCCAATTCGTTCACCGGCATCGCCGACCGCATCGACCGGCGGCTGGGCGCGGTGATCGAAGCCATCGCCGCCGCGCTGGTGCTGGTCGAGATCGTCGTGCTGTTCGCCGGCGTGGTCGCGCGCTACGCCTTCCATGCGCCGCTGGTGTGGTCGGACGAACTCGCCTCGATCTTCTTCCTGTGGCTGTCGATGCTCGGCGCCGTGGTGGCGCTGCGGCGCGGCGAGCACATGCGCATGACGGCGGTCGTCGGCAAGGTGAGCCCGTCGGCGCGCCGCATGCTCGAGGCGCTGGCCATCGCGGCGTCGCTCGCCTTCCTGGCGCTGGTGCTGTGGCCCGCCTACGAATACGCGGCCGACGAGGCTTTCATCGTCACGCCGGCGCTGGAGATCAGCAACGCCTGGCGCGCCGCGGCCATTCCGGTCGGCGTCGCGCTGATGATCGTCTTCGGCGCGCTGCGGCTGCTGCGCTTCTCCAGCGCACGCGAGATCGCGGTCACGCTCGGCGTCGTCGCGCTGGTCGTTGCTGCGTTCTGGCTGGCGCGCCCGCTGTTCGCGCCGCTGGGCAAGCTGAACCTGGTCGTGTTCTTCCTGGTGATCGTGGCGGTGAACGTGTTCTCGGGCGTGCCGATCGCCTTCTCGTTCGCGCTGGCCACCTTCGGCTACCTGGCGCTCACCACCTCGACGCCGATGGTGGTCATGGTCGGCCGCATGGACGAGGGCATGTCGCACCTCATCATGCTGGCGGTGCCGCTCTTCATCTTCCTGGGTGCACTCATCGAGATGACCGGCATGGCCAAGGCCATGATCCAGTTCCTCGCCAGTCTGCTGGGCCACGTGCGCGGCGGCCTCTCGTACGTGCTGGTCGGCGCGATGTACCTGGTGTCGGGCATCTCGGGCTCGAAGATCGCCGACATGGCGGCCATCGCGCCGGTGCTGTTCCCCGAGATGAAGAAGCGCGGCGCCAAGCCGGGCGACCTGGTGGCGCTGCTGTCGGCCACCGGCGCGCAGACCGAAACCATTCCGCCGTCGATCGTGCTCATCACCATCGGCTCGGTCACGGGCGTGTCGATCGCGGCGCTGTTCACCGGGGGCATGGTGCCCGCGCTGGTGCTCGGCCTGTGCCTGTGCAGCGTGGTGTGGTGGCGCTACCGCAAGGAAGACCTGAGCGCCGTCGCCCGCTACTCGCGCGCGCAGATCGGCCGCTTCTTCATCGTGGCGCTGCCGGCGGTGGCGCTGCCCTTCGTCATCCGTGCGGCGGTGGTCGAAGGCGTGGCGACGGCCACCGAGGTGTCGACCATCGGCATCGTGTATTCGGCGCTGGCGGGGCTGCTCCTCTACCGCCAGTTCGACTGGCGACGCCTGAAGCCGATGCTGGTCGAGACGGCCTCGCTCTCGGGCGCGATCATGTTCATCGTCGGCTGCGCCACGGCCATGGCCTGGGGTCTCACGCAGTCGGGCTTCTCGACCGACCTGGCGCGCTGGATGGCGGCCATTCCGGGTGGCTCGTACGGCTTCCTCGCGATATCGATCCTCGCCTTCATCGTGCTGGGTTGCGTGCTCGAAGGCATCCCGGCCATCGTGCTGTTCGGGCCGCTGCTGTTCCCCATCGCGCAGGCGGCCGGCGTGCACCCGGTGCACTACGCGATGGTCGTGATCTTCGCGATGGGCATCGGCCTGTTCGCACCGCCCATCGGCGTGGGCTACTACGGCGCCTGCGCGGTCGCCAAGGTCGACCCGAACGAAGGCATGAAGTACATCGGCGGCTACATGCTGGCCCTGCTCGTCGGGCTGGTGCTGGTGGCGGCCGTGCCCTGGTTCTCGACCGGCTTCCTGGCGAAGTAG
- a CDS encoding TRAP transporter substrate-binding protein, producing the protein MNSLTRRGALRTLSALPAASIVTAVPRIARAAEFSYKYGNNLPVTHPLNVRAQEAVERIAKETKGRVEIKIFPNNQLGGDTDMLAQVRSGGIEFFTPSALVIATLVPVAAINAIGFAFSDYNQVWGAMDGKLGAHVRAAIAKTRLYAFDKMWDNGFRQTTSSKSPVTSAKDLDGLKIRVPVSPLSISMFKSLGASPASLQFSEVYSSLQTKIVDAQENPLPIIQVAKLYEVQKYASLTNHIWDGYWFIANGRAWEALPGDLKTIVAASINDAGMKQREDIKKLNESVVSDLESKGLATNRPTADSFRAKLRDSGFYSEWKGRFGAEAWGLLEQSVGKLA; encoded by the coding sequence ATGAATTCGCTCACCCGCCGCGGTGCCTTGCGCACGCTTTCCGCACTCCCCGCCGCCAGCATCGTGACGGCCGTGCCGCGCATCGCCCGTGCCGCAGAGTTCTCGTACAAGTACGGCAACAACCTGCCGGTGACGCACCCGCTGAACGTGCGCGCGCAAGAGGCGGTCGAGCGCATCGCCAAGGAGACCAAGGGCCGCGTCGAGATCAAGATCTTCCCGAACAACCAGTTGGGCGGCGACACCGACATGCTGGCGCAGGTGCGCTCCGGCGGCATCGAGTTCTTCACGCCGTCGGCGCTGGTCATCGCCACGCTGGTGCCGGTCGCGGCCATCAACGCCATCGGCTTCGCCTTCTCCGACTACAACCAGGTGTGGGGCGCGATGGACGGCAAGCTGGGCGCCCATGTGCGCGCGGCCATCGCCAAGACGCGCCTCTACGCCTTCGACAAGATGTGGGACAACGGCTTCCGCCAGACCACGAGCTCCAAGTCGCCGGTGACCTCGGCGAAGGACCTCGACGGCTTGAAGATCCGCGTGCCGGTGAGCCCGCTGTCGATCTCGATGTTCAAGAGCCTGGGCGCATCGCCGGCCAGCCTGCAGTTCAGCGAGGTGTATTCGTCGCTGCAGACGAAGATCGTCGACGCGCAGGAGAACCCGCTGCCGATCATCCAGGTGGCCAAGCTCTACGAGGTGCAGAAGTACGCCTCGCTCACCAACCACATCTGGGACGGCTACTGGTTCATCGCCAACGGCCGCGCCTGGGAGGCCCTGCCGGGGGACCTGAAGACCATCGTGGCGGCGTCCATCAACGACGCCGGGATGAAGCAGCGCGAGGACATCAAGAAGCTCAACGAGTCGGTCGTGTCCGATCTGGAGTCGAAGGGCCTGGCCACCAACCGCCCGACCGCCGACAGCTTCCGCGCCAAGCTGCGCGATTCAGGCTTCTACAGCGAATGGAAGGGCCGCTTCGGCGCCGAGGCCTGGGGTCTGCTCGAACAAAGCGTCGGCAAGCTGGCCTGA